The following are from one region of the Nitrospiria bacterium genome:
- a CDS encoding metalloregulator ArsR/SmtB family transcription factor, translating to MVKYYSCTLDLTFSALGDPIRRGILLKLTHGKVSASELARPFQVSLPAISKHLRVLENAGLIARERDGRIHRFHIVPRRLKEASHWINRYRKFWEERFESLEKYLEPINKEEKT from the coding sequence ATGGTTAAATATTATTCCTGCACACTTGACCTCACTTTTTCGGCTTTGGGGGACCCCATTCGACGAGGAATTCTTTTGAAACTCACCCATGGGAAAGTATCCGCCTCCGAGCTGGCCCGGCCTTTCCAGGTTTCCCTTCCGGCCATTTCAAAACATCTACGAGTGCTAGAAAACGCAGGGCTCATTGCCCGTGAGAGGGATGGGCGAATTCACCGTTTTCACATCGTTCCCCGGCGCCTCAAAGAAGCTTCCCATTGGATTAATCGTTACAGAAAATTTTGGGAAGAAAGATTTGAATCCTTGGAAAAATATTTGGAACCCATCAATAAGGAGGAAAAAACATGA
- a CDS encoding pyridoxamine 5'-phosphate oxidase family protein — protein MGKVYKNISSELGRWIRNQHVFFVATAPLTPDGHINCSPKGGDSFRIIDSLSVVYQDFTGSGVETIAHIKENKRMVIMFCAFKGPPKIVRLHGQGEAILPGHPEFQTLANLFSEDPGMRAIIRLRVSRISDSCGYGVPFFDFRGERESLEKWASSKGPVALEAYRKENNECSIDDLPGIDPPKE, from the coding sequence ATGGGTAAAGTTTACAAAAATATTAGCAGTGAATTAGGGAGATGGATTCGGAACCAACATGTTTTTTTTGTTGCAACGGCTCCTTTAACCCCCGATGGTCATATTAATTGTTCCCCAAAAGGAGGGGATTCTTTTAGGATTATTGATTCCCTCAGCGTTGTTTATCAGGATTTTACAGGAAGCGGTGTAGAGACCATTGCCCATATAAAGGAAAATAAACGGATGGTCATCATGTTTTGCGCTTTTAAAGGGCCTCCAAAAATTGTTCGTTTGCACGGGCAGGGAGAAGCAATTCTCCCCGGCCATCCAGAATTTCAGACCCTGGCGAATCTCTTTTCGGAGGATCCAGGGATGCGGGCAATCATCCGGTTGAGGGTTAGCCGAATATCCGATTCCTGCGGGTATGGTGTTCCTTTTTTTGACTTCCGGGGAGAAAGGGAATCTTTGGAAAAATGGGCTTCCTCGAAAGGACCTGTTGCCCTTGAGGCCTACCGTAAGGAAAATAATGAATGCAGTATTGATGACTTGCCAGGGATTGATCCCCCTAAAGAGTGA